One genomic segment of Impatiens glandulifera chromosome 6, dImpGla2.1, whole genome shotgun sequence includes these proteins:
- the LOC124943773 gene encoding F-box/kelch-repeat protein At2g44130-like, translating into MTMEEQTIDGLTEDLVLQCLARLHYKDILSASWVCRKWRRLLLTRHFYSIKKQLGYTNQLACFLQPSSSSPPGSDPVFNFVINLLDPMSREWNRLLPIPNFVNRFSVSTKIASADGKLVVISNVRDLKTSLFVWDFVTQRWWKGKDLPSILQFSFVVGVDSHIFIGDYKGNEFNSVWAYDMMKDEWTKLPQMSQKLS; encoded by the coding sequence ATGACCATGGAAGAACAAACTATAGACGGTTTGACAGAAGACCTGGTTCTTCAGTGTCTTGCTCGTCTTCACTACAAGGACATACTTTCCGCATCGTGGGTATGTCGTAAATGGCGTCGTCTTCTACTAACTCGTCATTTTTACAGCATCAAGAAACAACTGGGATATACGAATCAACTCGCTTGCTTTCTTCAGCCTTCTTCATCTTCGCCACCCGGTTCTGATCCAGTCTTCAATTTTGTTATCAACCTGTTAGACCCGATGAGTCGGGAGTGGAACCGACTTCTCCCGATCCCTAATTTCGTAAATAGGTTTTCTGTGTCAACTAAGATTGCTAGCGCTGACGGAAAACTCGTTGTGATTAGCAATGTTCGTGACTTGAAAACTTCCTTGTTCGTGTGGGACTTTGTGACTCAGCGATGGTGGAAAGGCAAGGACTTGCCGTCAATTTTGCAATTCTCCTTCGTGGTGGGTGTTGATAGTCATATATTCATCGGAGATTACAAAGGTAATGAATTCAACTCGGTTTGGGCGTATGATATGATGAAGGACGAGTGGACCAAGTTGCCTCAGATGAGTCAAAAGCTAAGTTAG
- the LOC124943774 gene encoding F-box/kelch-repeat protein At1g15670-like, which yields MEEQTIDDLTEDLVLQCLVRLHYKDLISASWVCRKWRRLLQSRHFYRMRKQLGYTNQLACFLQHPLPSPLGSNSVFNFAISVLDPMSLEWNRLPSIPNVILGFYESIQIASSNGKLVVINHGRDHRTSLFVWDFLTQRWWKGKDLPSVWPFFFLVDFDGQIFVGVSNGNKSNSVWEYDMRKDEWTELPQMSQKLSRCHELKVIGDELWVLNCCNTNHIENEHSAEVYHFQTGKWRLVELDLEQTNDSSCPDCCHKFEFHELLMELPELNSIIIAHFSRLQLGAQSLVMVTVTTGFDNEGKYYWKERWEGLFFMRSQYGNFEQIHPISSEFATHVRTSCCVEV from the coding sequence ATGGAAGAACAAACTATAGACGATTTGACAGAAGATCTGGTTCTTCAATGTCTTGTTCGGCTTCACTACAAGGACTTAATTTCCGCATCGTGGGTTTGTCGTAAATGGCGTCGTCTTCTACAATCTCGTCATTTTTACAGGATGAGGAAACAACTCGGATATACGAATCAACTCGCTTGCTTTCTTCAGCATCCTCTTCCTTCGCCACTGGGTTCTAATTCAGTCTTCAATTTTGCTATCAGCGTGTTAGACCCGATGAGTCTGGAGTGGAACCGACTTCCCTCGATCCCTAATGTCATACTTGGATTTTATGAGTCAATTCAGATTGCTAGCTCTAACGGAAAACTCGTCGTGATTAACCATGGTCGTGACCATAGGACTTCCTTGTTCGTGTGGGACTTTTTGACTCAGCGATGGTGGAAAGGCAAGGACTTGCCGTCAGTTTGGCCATTCTTCTTCCTGGTAGATTTTGATGGTCAGATATTTGTCGGAGTTTCCAATGGTAACAAATCCAACTCGGTTTGGGAGTATGATATGAGGAAGGACGAGTGGACCGAGTTGCCTCAGATGAGTCAAAAGCTAAGTCGGTGTCATGAGTTGAAGGTAATTGGAGACGAATTATGGGTTTTAAATTGTTGCAACACAAACCACATTGAAAATGAACATAGTGCAGAGGTATACCATTTTCAAACTGGAAAATGGAGACTAGTTGAATTGGATTTGGAACAAACTAATGACTCCTCGTGTCCTGATTGCTGCCATAAGTTTGAATTCCATGAGTTGCTGATGGAGTTGCCAGAGTTGAACTCGATTATCATAGCACACTTTTCTCGACTCCAATTGGGTGCACAAAGTTTAGTAATGGTCACGGTCACCACGGGTTTCGACAATGAAGGCAAATATTATTGGAAAGAAAGATGGGAAGGATTATTTTTTATGCGGTCTCAATATGGTAATTTTGAACAAATACATCCAATTAGTTCCGAGTTTGCTACACATGTTAGAACAAGTTGTTGTGTAGAGgtttaa
- the LOC124943775 gene encoding F-box/kelch-repeat protein At1g15670-like: MEEQTIDSLTEDLVLQCLARLHYKDIISASWVCRKWRRLLQTRHFYRIRKQLGYTNQLVCFLQHPRSPPPGSKSVFNFVINVLDPISREWNRLPPVPIFINGFSVSTQIASSDGKLVVICDGHDDLATSLFVWDFVTQRWWKGKDLRSVWPFFFVVGFDSQIFIGVYKGNKSNSIWAYDMRKDEWTELPQFSQKLSQFPELQIIGDELWVLNGCMIKHIFLYEHTAAVYHPQTGKWRLVEWDLEQTNDSSCPNCCTTFELDESLKELPEFNSKFIAQFSRLQLGAQSLVMVKAIHRSSYCWEQLFFMRSQDGNFERIQPVSSEFAGFVGSSCCVEF; this comes from the coding sequence ATGGAAGAACAAACTATAGATAGTTTGACAGAAGACCTGGTTCTTCAGTGTCTTGCTCGCCTTCACTACAAGGACATAATTTCTGCATCGTGGGTCTGTCGTAAATGGCGTCGTCTTCTACAAACTCGTCATTTTTACAGGATCAGGAAACAACTGGGATATACGAATCAACTCGTTTGCTTTCTTCAGCATCCTCGTTCTCCGCCACCCGGTTCTAAGTCAGTCTTCAATTTTGTTATCAACGTGTTAGACCCGATTAGTCGTGAGTGGAACCGACTTCCCCCTGTCCCTATTTTCATAAATGGGTTTTCTGTGTCAACTCAGATTGCTAGCTCTGACGGAAAACTCGTTGTGATTTGCGATGGTCATGATGACCTTGCGACTTCCTTGTTCGTCTGGGACTTTGTGACTCAGCGATGGTGGAAAGGCAAGGACTTGCGGTCAGTTTGGCCATTCTTCTTCGTGGTGGGTTTTGATAGTCAGATATTCATCGGAGTGTACAAAGGTAATAAATCCAACTCGATTTGGGCGTATGATATGAGGAAGGACGAGTGGACCGAGTTGCCTCAGTTTAGTCAAAAGCTAAGTCAGTTCCCTGAGCTGCAAATAATTGGAGACGAATTATGGGTTTTAAATGGTTGCAtgataaaacatattttcttgTATGAACATACTGCAGCGGTATACCATCCTCAGACTGGAAAATGGAGACTAGTTGAATGGGATTTGGAACAAACTAATGACTCTTCGTGTCCTAATTGCTGCACTACTTTTGAATTGGATGAGTCTCTGAAGGAGTTACCAGAGTTCAACTCGAAGTTCATAGCACAATTTTCTCGACTCCAATTGGGTGCACAAAGTTTAGTAATGGTCAAGGCCATCCATAGAAGCAGTTATTGTTGggaacaattattttttatgcgGTCTCAAGATGGTAATTTTGAAAGAATACAGCCTGTTAGTTCCGAGTTTGCTGGCTTTGTTGGATCAAGTTGTTGTGTAGAATTCTAA